GATGGTGAGCCccgcccagggctgggggcaccaCGGCCCCCCGGCCAGGCGGCTGCTGATGCttctctccccccaacccccctgtggagatgaaggacgtctttttcttcctcttcttcctgagcGTGTGGCTGGTGGCCTACGGCGTGACCACCCAGGCGCTGCTGCACCCCCACGACGGCCGCCTCGAGTGGATCTTCCGCCGCGTGCTCTACCGGCCGTACCTGCAGATCTTTGGACAGATCCCACTGGACGAGATCGATGGTCAGCGCACGCCGGGCGCCGGGCCAGGGGCTCCTCTGTGCCACTTTGCAGTaggacccccaccccagggtgtAGTGAACCGAGGCCAGTCCATGGAAGTTCCTAAGGCCCTGGACATGTGGCCCCTGAGAGGGGCCTTTGGGAGTCATGTGAGATCCTGGCTTGGTGCTAGCTGAGAGCAGGGACGTCCCTGAGGCCCGTGCACCTGCCCGGGGCCAGGGCCAGCCAGGGTACAGCTCCAGGCTGGCGTGTGTCAGTTGTGGAGGCCCCAGCCTTGGGCCCCAGGCTGGAGACTGAGACACCAGGAGGGGAGAGGCGGCCGACGGAGAGGGCAGCCTGGCAGGGAGGCCGGGGACAGGCTTCGCCAGGTGGAGGGACAGGTTGGCACTACGGACGCAGAGGGGAACATGCCAGTCCACCCCTGGGGTCTGGGCTCCTCCGGCTGGCCCCCTGCTGGGCAGcagggctccctgcctcccctgtgTACTCACTGgccccacacccagcccctgACCTGCCTGCCGGAAAGGTCACTCAGCTGGGAGGCCACTCCTGGTGGCATCCTTGTTTTCTGGGGGGACCCACCCAACAGGGGTATATGTGGCCTGTCTGAGGGTGTGAGTGTCTGCAGGGCGGCCCCTGctcggggctggggctggtggctgGTGGCAGCTCGGAGAACTTTCCACGACAAGTCAGCACAGCGTGGAAGGCAGAGTGGTTCAGTGGTGGGGACTCGGggagacctggggtgggggtgggacaccTGTGCAGGCCCTGAGCTGCTGGGGTTCagtgaggaggagaggggaccagCCCTCAAGGAAGGTGAGCCAGCAGCCAGGGCCCAGTGTTAGGCCTGGGCCAGCAGCCCCACGGGGccctcctggggtggggagccGGGGTGGAGGAATCATTCACCAGGGCCGGTGTCAGACTGAGGCCACCGGGGCCCACAGGGCGATCACGGGCACGCTGTCGCTGAGGCCTGACCGAGGCCACTGCAGTTAATGGGGTCAGGTCAGCGCCCACGACCTGGTAAATATTTGCCAATGGGATGAGGACGTGACTGAAGCAAACAGGCcagcaggatggggagggggccgTGCGGTCACGGAAATTGCCTCCTAATTGGGTTGGCTGTTCTGCAGGCCCATTTCCTCGGCTGTTTTCTCagcaccaccccctccacccccgtgCCATGTTCAGTGTTTGCTTATCCACGGGcatcagttttcagttttccagTCTATTAATTTAACCAGAACCTGCCTGCCCTCCAGCGCCTCCCACCCTCACCATATGGCCCCTGCTGGGAAATGTGCCGTGACCCCTACACTGCCCGCgtccccaggaggaggggagtgaGGCAAGCACCCTCAGGAccaggcaggggtgtgggggTTGCTGGTATGGGGGAACGCTGGTGTGGCACACCTGGGCAGGACAGAGGGAGTGCAGACTCCCAGGGGTCCAAGCCTGAAGCACCCCTGTGGCTGCCAGACTAAGTCCCACAGTGGAAAGTCTGTGATCAGGGCCAGGCCGGGGCCAGCTCCCCGAGGGTCCCGGGCAGTTCCCTttccctgctggcctctcaggGTGACCCCCCCAGCCTGGCTGCTCTGTGTGAGCCCACCATGCTgcggggtgggagagggggaaggcAGGCCCCCAGCCTGTGTCCGGTCCTGGTCCCGGTCCCGTGGGCCGCCCTGCCCCCTGTCTGCACACAAGCCTGTGGGAGCGGGGCTGAGCATCCACGCGGagctcctgctctgggctccaggccccAAGGACAACTTATTTCCCAGCCGGGCCTGGTGGCGCCTTTGAGAGTCACAGGGGAGACACAGGGATCTCGTTACCATGAGCCGGACAGATTTACTGCTTCACAAACACCCTTCCAGGCCTGGCCCCGGCCCGCCTCTAGGGGCTCTGGAGGGAGAGCGGAAGGTCACAGAGTCAGGCGGGCGGCGGCAGGGTACGTGTGGAACACACTCAGGACGGCCTGCCCGGGGACGCAGGCACGCGCGGAGACGGAGATGAGAGCCCCGTGCCACCCGGACTCAGTCACAGCACGAAGCCTGGGAGGGGCCCTCACAGCAGGAGTCCAATGTGCAGGCGTGTGcgtgggtacacacacacacacacacacacacacacacacgcacacactctgCCAGTGGAGGGCAGCAACCAGGGCCACAAGTCCCCTCCTGCTGGAGAGGCGCCCCGCACTCTGGGCCCCCCATCCCACCTGCTCCCTACCCCGGCTTCCACCTGCACCTTCCTCCTTGCTCCTGGGGCGGCTGGGGGTCCAGGGCTGAGCCACCTGAGCCTTGCAGGGATGGAGGCAAGAGCTGGGGCCCGCGGGGCCCTAAGGGATGCTGGCCTGGTGCGAGGAGGAGCTCAGACCAGGGCGCTCACTGCCGCCGCGCCCCAACCAGAAACCAGAGCGTGCTTCGGGCAGCTCGCCCACTGTGCCTGCGGCAACAGGCGTGGAGGGTGGTCCGGCTCCCTGCGCTCTGGAAATGGGGCAGACTTGCCCCCAGCTGAGTCCTGTGGCTGGAATTAGTGCTTTAAAggccctgagaagtcctgcaggagACACTCCACCAGCAACCCCTAAACCTGCTTTGAGCAGAGCCttgtggtgggggttggggggtgaccTACGAAGCAACCAGCAGAAACCGGCGTCCTCCAGGCAGGCCTCCAGAGCTTGCAGCCCTGGCCATGACCTCGGCCcggcagaggtggggaggtgggaccAGCACCATCAGGCCGACCATGGGGACAGGGGTGTCCTGCAACAGGGACTTTGAGTGCTAAGGCCAGCTGGGAAACCACAGATCTGTTCGCCCAACCGGCCCTCTGTCCCGGGGCGGCCTCGACCCCAGGACAAAGCTCTGGGCCCCTGAGGGCACTTGCACTCAGCTCGCGCTCCCCCCCACCTAGAAGCCCGCGTGAACTGCTCCGTGCACCCCCTGCTCCTGGAGGACTCGCCCTCCTGCCCCAACCTCTACGCCAACTGGCTGGTCATCCTCCTGCTGGTCACCTTCCTGCTGGTCACCAACGTGCTGCTCATGAACCTACTCATCGCCATGTTCAGGTGCCCGCTGTGCCCCTGCTCTGTCCATGTGGGGGCTTGGTGATCCCGGCAACCAATGCCCTTGGTTCCAGCAGCCCCTGGCCCAGACCTGCTGGCCCCTCCGCCCCCAGAAGGGGCTGAGACCTGTGCCGGTAGAGGCCTGGATGTGGGGTGTCAACCCAAAACATTGGCTCCCCTTCGGGTGGGCCTGGagtgcaggcagagggaggggagggcaccgAGGAAGTGGtgcagggcaggcaggtgggtGAGCGtgcgtggtggtggtggtgatggtgatggtggggggTGATTCCTTCCCGAGCGCCCGCCCCACCGccgccctcctccctgccacctctgCTCCCAGAGGTCGGCCCGGGTCTGCGAAGGCTGCAGCAGAAGGGGCCATGGACGACCCTGGATGAGCGAGGCCCACTCTAGACACAGCCCACAGAGAGAAACCACAGGAGGTGGGGGCTCCTCCGGGTTCGCAGACGGGGCAGGGACATGGGGCTGGTGCCCACCGCCGCCCACGCCCGTCCGCAGCTACACGTTCCAGGTGGTGCAGGGCAACGCGGACACGTTCTGGAAGTTCCAACGCTACCACCTCATTGCGGAGTACCAGGAGCGGCCCGCCCTGGCGCCTCCCTTCATCGTCCTGAGCCACCTGAGCCTGGTGCTCAAGAGGGTCTCCCGGAAGCAGGCTGAGCAGAAGCGGGCACGCCTGGGTGAGGCCTGGCGCAGGGCGtggcgcgggggcgggggcggggccccgAGGGCCCCGCAGCTGGGCCGGCTCTGCCCGCCACCTCGCGCCTGCTGCGGGGGGGGGCGCCTTCTGCCCGGCCCGGGCTCTGCCCCTGAGGCTGCCCCGGCCTTCCCAGAGAGGGACCTGCCGGAGCCCCTGGACCAGAAGATGGTCACCTGGGAGGCAGTTCAGAAGGAGAACTTCCTGAGCAAGACGGAGAAGCGGAGGAAGGACAGCGGGGAGGAGCTGCTGCGGAAGACGGCGCACAGGTGCGCGGCGGGGGCGCGGAGCCCAGGGCGCTGCTCAGGGTGGACGCAGGTGGCCCTGCAGGGTGCAGGGAGGTGCCGGCCAGCTGGTGCAGGGCCCGCCTCCTGAGGGCAGCACCCTCGAGCTGGTGGACACTGGGACCTTTGTCAGGGTCACTGTTGGGCTCAGGCTGACTTCAAGCTGCATGGGGCCCTCTCATGTCACAGGATCCGAGCTGGGCCAACAGGGGCAGGGACGTGGCTCCGCACGCAGCCTCCCGGCCCCGCTCAGGGCTCTCTGGGGCCTGGCCTGCCCGGCGTCTGGGGAACGCGGGCCAATACTCGTGGTGTCCCTCCCGCTCTCGGGTCCTGGGCTGGAAAGCCCCCTTGCTCCTCCTCTCTAGCCCTCCCTGCAGACCCAggttcctgcctgcctgcccctaCTGCTGGAGAGGCCCCGCCCCCACTGTGCCCTGCACCCAGCCCCCAGGGTCCAGAGCACCCTTAACTCAGGCACCCACAGAGGCTCAGTGACCCCACACCCACCCGAAGGGCCTGGGCAATGGGATGGGGGAGGACGGGAAGGACCTCCAAACAGGGACGCCCCTGCCACCAGCGGCCTGCTGCCCACTTGCTTCTGCCACAGGGTGGACTCAGTAGCCAAGTACCTCGCGGGGCTGAGAGAGCAAGAAAAGCGGGTCAAGCGTCTGGAGTCACAGGTAGGCGGGCAAACCAGAGCGCCCTCCTGTGGCGGGCAGGGGCCTAGCGCCAGCTCAGCAGGCaagctggggcggggagggggagctgggggctCAGTACTAGTTCCCCCTCCCTGATGGGGAGACCCTGCCACTCTGCCAGTCTCGGGGGGTGAGAGTCCTCAACTTAAGACCCCTCCCCGTCCACTCCCCACACACCGTGCTGGAGCCACCCAGCCACCAGAGGGCAGCGGGGGccctggcaggggaggggcgTGGATGGGGAGGGGTCTCTGCGCCGCTGCACTGAGGGCGGGGCTCggcctctcctcccccaggtcaACTACTGCACGGTGCTCCTCTCCTCCATGGCCGATGTGCTGGCCAGGGGCAGCGCCTACTGGAGTAAGTGCATCTGTCCCCAGGTGTCCTGGGGGGCTCGAGGGCAGGGGAGCACGAGGGACTGGGCTGTGTCCCCTGCCTTCTTCTAGGCCTCTGCTTCCGTCCTGTCCTGGGAAAGGAcaggcccagggctctgctggcCCTTGGCTGGCCAAAGTTCTCAGGGTGGGGCAGGTGTCCCTCTGACGAAGCCTACCAACTTGGCTGGGGCGCGAGGCTGCGGCCACTCTGACGACGCCTGGGGCTCTGACTGGCCCCCTACTGGGCTGCCTACccggccctgcccccagccagggcTACCATGTTGCACGCTCGCCTCCTAGCAGCCtacctccctcttccctgggctGCCCCCCGGGCACCCAGAAGCTGAGGAGgcgcctcccttccccaccagacCCTCGGAACTTCGGCGGTGGGAGCCCACAGGCCCCGGCTGAACACGGAGGGGGCCCAGGCAGCAGGGAGCACCCAGAGGCTGGCTGGCCACCCTTGAATACCTGAGCCTCTTGGACTGTCAGCACACGGCCCAcctctcccagagccccaggcccgTGGTAGGCCTGGAGCTTAGCTGGTCATCCTGGGCCCCATGGACATGCCAacctccccctgcctccagtggagcccccaccccccaccagcgGGACATGGCTCTTGTGCCATTGTTAAAAGGAACagctcctggccctgcctggcatTTTCCGGGACGTCCCTCGGCCTGGGAGAGCAGTGGTGTGTGGCGGGCCATCTTCCTAGTGGGCAGAAGCCCCGGATCCTGTCCAGAAGCAGCCAGCCTGGGCCAGGAGAGCAGacactcactgagcacctgccgGGGGCCCCTCTTGCCAGGCGGGGAACTGCCCCGGGGCCTACACTGTCCTCCACCCAACCCGCGGTGCCGCTAAGAGACTGATCTTTTTCTGAAATGCTAGTATTCTGTCCTTTGAGATCCAGGGCTGGGCAGTCACTGTGCATGTCGGTGGCCACCCTACACGCCTCCAACAGCTCACACAGCGTGTGCATGACTGTCCAGCCTGGGCAGTGGCCGTGGGACACTGCCCCCAAGAGGACCTGCTTCCACTGCCACCCAAAGCTGCTTTATCTTAAATAGACCCTGGAAAACACACGCACACCTTGGCTGCAGCCCGAGGCCAGAGTGCTCCCTGGCATGGCTGGGAGGCCCCAGTTCAGTAAAGCACAGGGGGCCGGAGGGTTTTCCTACCCTGTGGGGACGGAGTCTGGGCTCCTGCACTCCCCCTAGCTGGACAAGCCGGGCTGGTCTCTCCCTTCCTTGGGGACCTCGAGTCCTGGGGAAGGgacagcaggggcagggccggCCAGGGAGTTCAGCGGGAGGCTGGCTGACCCCTAAGTCCCACCACCAGTTACAGGAGAGCTGTGCCTGTTCCCATCTGCCTGCCCGGCACCCTGAGGGGATCGTCCTCGCTACCCTGCACACGGCAGCTCAGCAGGCCTGGTGATGTGGTCGCAGGACACAGGTCATCTTGACGCACAGCCCAGGCAGGATAAAGCCGAGGGCCAAGCTTGGCCACAGCGGGAGAGGGCACACACCTGGCAGCCACCACCCCGCCCCGGCTCACTCTGCCTCCTCGGACCTGTTACATCCACACCCTGAGATCCCAGCCCTGTGGTCTGTTACATCCACACCCTGAGATCCCAGCCCTGTGGTCTGCAGGCCCGTCGAAGGGACAGGCTACACACCAGCGGCCGTGAGCCCAGCGCTGGAGGACTGAGGAGGGGGTCACCCCAGCCCCGCAGGGAAGTTCTGCCAATGAGGAATGCGAGCATGACTTCAAAACCTTCTGAGCCCGACATTAATTCTAGAGGCTCCAGTGCGGGGACAGGTGCCCAGGTGGGCTGGAGAGCAGAAGCCCCAGCCACGGTTTCTGGGGCGAGCGGGTGTGCACAGAGACACGCAGCCTGACAGACACCCAAAACCTTTAATGTCCCCACGGGCAAGTGGTTGGGTCAGGGCTTCTGCTGTCCCCTGGTGCCCACCCTCAGCAAGGTCTCTGCTCCCAACACAActgcctcagccccagcccaggccactgGTGCCACCTACAGGCAGCCCGCCAGCTCCCGTCCCCAGGAGGTGCGGCCCCAAGACTCTTCCACCCCAGGACACGGAGGCCAGCCAGGCAGTCTCTCCTCTCAGACCTCAGCACCCGGGGCCTCGGGGCTGCTGCTCTTGCTCCGGAAGTGGTCTCTACTCCGCTTCCTGCTGCCATGGAAGCCCACCGTCTCCGCTAGAGGGGGTCTGACCACTGACCCAGAGTGGCCTGCTCCTTCTGGCGCACCCACCTCCTGCAAGCCCCCCTGGGGACTGCTCCACTCCTCAGCCCCTGGGCTCTCAGGCCTGGCCAGGTGGGCCAGCTCCACAGGGCCCTCACTGCCCACTGCCCCTGGGTTCCCAGGGGcgcccctgcctggctccctcGCCTTCCTCAGGACCCTCTTCCTCTCAGGTCGGTCCTCGCCAGGTCGGACGGGTTTGGTGAAGATGACTCGACCCTCCCCGCAGCTGGAGGAGTCCTGGTTGAAAGAGGGCGTGTAGTCGCTAGGGGCAGCCAGGCTCTGGGAGCCCAGGCAGGCCAGGGCAGCGGCCCGGTTGCTCTGCTCACTGGCCTCAGCCACGTCTTCCAGGCTGTACTTGGTCCAGCGCTCGGGGTGGGTCATGTAGTCGGGGACGGGAGGCACCTTTGGAGGGGCAGCGCTCTGACTGGCCCTGCCCCGGCCCCCCGCTGGAGGCTGGCTGGAGGGTGTCAGCGGCTGCTTGAAGCCCCCATCATCACCCAGGCCGGTCTGGGCCACAGAGGGTGGAGCCGGCCGGGCCGCCCCCTCCAGGCAGTCAAAGATGTCATGGCTGCGCTGGGAGAAGGTGGGGCTGGTGCCCCTCAGGTGGAACAGCTGCTCCGCCGCTGTAGGGAGGCTCCCGAGGGGCGAGGGGGGCTCATCGGGGCCTGAGTCCCCTTGGGACTCCCCAGGCAGCCCCCCTGGGGATAGAGCCTCCACCTCAGCATCGTCAAGCAGACTGAAGTCGGAGTCTGAGTCGCTGAGGGAGACAGTGTCGGAAGGCAAGACGTCGACATCCAAGCCAAAGGGCTGCGGGCCCGCCCCTGCCTTGGCCATGTGTCCTCAGGCCTCGCCACACCTAGCCCAAGACAGCCCAAGAACAGCACAAGTTTAGAACAAGTCCCTTCTGCAGACCCACCGCCCAGGGCAGAGTCAGCAGGAAGAACTGTCCGACAAAGGGCGGGCCATGTCCCCCGACCCCAAAAGCCCTCCTCTTACCTCCCCTCtctgctggctgcctgggctgACACTGCTGGTGGGCCGAGCGCAGGCAAAGGTTCTTGGTGGTACAGGCCCCGGACACGGCTCTGTTCAGCAGCTCAACTGTCACTggctgagggcaggaagggagagcCAACCATGAGCCCAGACAGTGAACGTGCAGAAATGGTGCGACCACCCAGGGAAGTGGGCCTGGGTTTACAGAGCCCTCGACACAGCCAGGCCCAGAAGCTGGTCCTCTGATGTGTCATTCAATCCTCTTGAGCTAAGTCTAACTAGAGCGACTAGGCAGCCAGCTGGGGGGCGGTTCTGGTAGTTAAAGCAGTTGGCCAGGGCTTGAACCTAGGGCCCAGAGTAACCTCTACCCTGCGATACCTCTCTTGGCCAAGTAGGGCTGCCTATCAACCATTCAACGGGGCGCATGGCACGCGGTAAGGGCTCCACACAGACCAGGGCATCGGCCtgctcctgggggaggaggcttGCTCCTGATTGCTGAGAGATGCCCTGGGAGCTCCAGGGGGCTCTGTAGCTAAGTCCTTGGCACCTGAGGGTCAAGCTCTCAGGAAGCTGGAGCATTGGTGGTGACCTGGAGAGGCTTTGCTTGGCAGAGGCAAGCCCCCGCAGCTCCCTCCAGTGGCCTTTCTCCTCCACAcacccctcaccctccccagATGAGCAGAGTAGTGATGTCAACACCTGTTCAGGGGTCAGGTGTCACCAGGCACTGTGAAGCCTGTCCAGGCTCAGAGGACAACCTggcctcaccctcaccctctgCACAGCCCTCCAAATCCACAAactccctctgcccacccagccTCCCTCGCCCGGGGTTACCCATTGCTCGTGCGCCACCGAGGACCAGGCCAGGCGGACCAGAAGTGGCCGAGTGCCCTGTACCAGGTCAAACACAGGCCAGATCTCCATTCCTCTGAGCCATGCATGACTCCCAAAATGAACAActccaggagagaaagaggataTGAAGCAAACGCCAATAGTGCCTGTTTTAAAGCTGGCAGGACCAGAGTAGGGGAGATAATCTGCCCGTTATACAGTATTTTGCAGGCAAAGCTGGAGTTTCAACCAGACAACTGCTTCCTAAATTTGCATTCCTGGCCATGGAGTTGCGGGGGCGCCCGTGATCAGTGGGACACGCCGCGGGGGGACAGGGTCGCGCCCCAAGATAGGGAATGCGGGGTCTTTGGAGTTCTCTGAGAACTTCCCGCGCTCAGTGGAGGGCAGAGCTGAGTCCAGGCTGAGAGCCTGGGGGGCTCGGAGGCGGAGTTTTCTCATGGCCGGGGTATGGGCAGGCCAGGTCCCAGGGAGCAGGACCACTGGCTTCCTTGACGGTTCTCTCTCCCCTGGGAAGCAGAGCCTTGACTTTCCCACTCTACGAGCCCAGGGCCTCGGCCAGTACCCAGCCGGCTCTCCGTGTCCGGGGCCTGAGTCCTGGGGCCAAGTCGGGTGGGTGGGCCAGGGTCCGGGCTTCACGAGAGTCTCCCTGCTATGGGCAGCGGACTGCGAACAGCGGCCTCCCAAGGACCGACCCAACGGCACTGCCATCCTCCCCACCATAAACCTACCGGCTCACCGCAGCCTGGCTGCCTCCATCTTGGGCTGCGCTCGGCACACTGGGAAACCGAGTCCTCCGCCGGCCGAGAACCGCGGCTTCGGGGCCTGAAGAACTACATCTCCCACAAGGCACTGAGCCGCTACTCCCGAGGCCTGTCGGGAGTGTGGCCTTTGCGCATGCGCTGCCCTCCCTAGCCTTCCCTCCCGGAAGCGGCGGCACTCCCTCGCAAAGAGACCGGAAataaggggaggagggaggcaggactgcGACTCCCAGAATACTCGAGGGCTGACGGCCAGCGCCGCGTTCCTGGAGCTCCAGCGCCACCTGCTGGAAGCCTCGAGGAACGGAAGTGCGTCGACGCGCGCGGCGCTATTCGCGGCCACTTCCGGTCCTGGCCTGAAGCGGCCGGCCGCGCAGTCGTGGGTCCCGGCAGCTGAGCAGCGGAGTCGGAGTGCCGCAGAGCGTGGCCCAGGCGCAACTCTCGTCCCAACCTCCAGGCGGCCAGGGTCGGCCGCGCGGCAGCCGGGGGCAGCCCGCTTGGGAGTGACGCCCTGGCCTCGCCTGCAGATGGCCGATGTCCTGGCTGACACTTCCACCCCGAAGCAGAGGGCAGACCCCGGGCTGCCCTGGACGGGCCGCACTCCCTGGGCACCAGGCCCAGGCGGCCGGCACCCTGCGCCCTTCCCCCTGGGGCCGCGATGAGCCCACAGGCCAGGGCACCTCGCTGGACGGCCAGAgggccctccctctcccagggctgcacCCAGGAACCCGGGGTTCAGGTTATTCCGCAGCCAAggccagagacccagagaggacaCAGGGCCCGTTCTAACGATGTGCAGCCTCTGGACCCTTCATCCCTGGGAACACCCCACTTAGGGCCTCACCAGGAATACGGGGTCCAGGGCACCCTGGGCACTAATCCACATTGCAGCTTGTGGAGGTGACACCCAGGCCTTGGCCAGGATGTCCTCTGGGCCTTGCAGCACAGGGAGAAGCAAAATGGAGGGGGCTTCTTGGGCCATCCTGTTCTCCCGACCCACCACCCCAGTATGGACAGTGAAGGGGCAGGCCCACTGAGACCCTGCAGCCCCCAGTGCAGTGCTGGGGTTAGTGTTCCCCAATGAGGCCACAGGAGCCCCTGGCATATGAAGCCCAGCTAGGGCCTCATGGCCTCAAGAGGTCAACTTAATGTACACGCAGGTCATTACTGACTTGTGGGTCGTGGTGACATTGCTCAGCACTCCCCACGGGGCAGCAGCCTGCCCAAGGGGTGGCTGGGCTTCCTTCCACTGCAGTCGGCCAGGTGGGCTCCCCCAGGCAGTGGCTGAGGTGGGCGTGACAGGACATTTACAAGCAACTAGATGGTCAGAGAAGAGACCCTCGGGAGGAAGCAGTGGTGTCCATCCTCAAACAAAGCTGTCCCTCGGGGGAAGGGGCGTCTTGCAGGGCCGCCACCTCAAGCACATCCCACACCACACCCTTGGgccaccctgcctgccccctACCCAGCTCTGGGCAGTGCTGGGTGGGAGTGAGAGTCCTGTGGAGGCTGCTTCAGGCAGCAGAAGGCCCAACAGAGGGCAATCCCCCTATGGAGTCCTCCTGGGGGGCCCCATCGAGACCCACCAGCAGGGTGGGCACACACCCTGGGCCCAGCAAGGTCGGAAGAGCTCAGCACCGTCCGCACAGGCTCCTCGGTCCCTTGGGCCGTGCCCTGGGCCTCAGATGCTGCGGGCTCAGGAAGGCAACGGACGGCTTGTTAGCATgcctgttctttccttctttattgaATGACTTTCAAGATGTAACTGCAGTTGAAGGTGACGCGTTAGAAAGGAGAGGTGCATGAAGGCGCAAGGCTGCTCGTAGACCCGGCTCTGGAGACAGGTGGCCggaaaagaacaaagattaaaaaaggcTGAGCATGTAGCCCGTGGGGACGAGTGGGTGCGAGGGCGCAGCTCGGCCAGATGGGCCCCTGTGGCCTCCAGGAGAGGCCtggtggggcaggcagagcccccaggcagccccagaaGCAGAGGGGGACCCTGCCCTACACAGTCCCCAAGGCCCACGCGCATGCCGCCTACCGGTGACATCAGCCCCAGAAGTAACAGGGAACTTCAGAGTAAGAACAAAACCTCAAAAGTAAAAAAGCTGGTGAGTGTAGCAGAGTGATACTGGGAAACTATGTACACAGGTGGTGACGGCCCCTTCTCAGAAGTGTCCGGGTCACTCTGGGGGCACTGCACGGGTCCCCGTGGCCTAAGCGGCCAGAGCCTCAGTACACCGAGCTGTTCCGGATGCCACAGCAGAGCACCATGCTCAGGATCATCTCGAAGATCTGCAGGGAGGGCGTGGGCAGGGGGTCAGCACCCGGAGGCCCGGGCCAGTGACCCAGAGAGGACACAGGGCCAGGGACCACCCCACTTAGGGCCTCACCAGGAACGCGGGGTCCAGTGCACCCCGGGCACTAATTCACATTGCAGCTTGCAGAGGTGACACCCAGGCCTTGGCCTGGACGTCCCCAGGGCCTCGCAGCACAAGGCAAAGTAAAATGGAGGGGGGGTCCTTGGGCCCCGAGCAGGTGGCCACCCGCCCCACTCACCATGATCACAGCGACCACGATGGCAGCGATGCCGATGAGGTACAGCTTCCCCGAGAAGAGC
This Camelus ferus isolate YT-003-E chromosome 10, BCGSAC_Cfer_1.0, whole genome shotgun sequence DNA region includes the following protein-coding sequences:
- the TSSC4 gene encoding protein TSSC4, producing the protein MAKAGAGPQPFGLDVDVLPSDTVSLSDSDSDFSLLDDAEVEALSPGGLPGESQGDSGPDEPPSPLGSLPTAAEQLFHLRGTSPTFSQRSHDIFDCLEGAARPAPPSVAQTGLGDDGGFKQPLTPSSQPPAGGRGRASQSAAPPKVPPVPDYMTHPERWTKYSLEDVAEASEQSNRAAALACLGSQSLAAPSDYTPSFNQDSSSCGEGRVIFTKPVRPGEDRPERKRVLRKAREPGRGAPGNPGAVGSEGPVELAHLARPESPGAEEWSSPQGGLQEVGAPEGAGHSGSVVRPPLAETVGFHGSRKRSRDHFRSKSSSPEAPGAEV